Proteins from a single region of Panulirus ornatus isolate Po-2019 chromosome 66, ASM3632096v1, whole genome shotgun sequence:
- the Slu7 gene encoding pre-mRNA-splicing factor SLU7 has protein sequence MSTPSLPLSSVLRTKHEEAEGDEPKKKTREEWKKAKELEEARKAGTVPAAVDEEGKDINPHIPQYIATAPWYFGAGGPTLKHQRPQPEKILSFTHLNEHYVRGQKGNTAIRYRKGACENCGAFGHKKKDCFERPRKVGAKYDASNIAADDILLPTLKLDFDGKRDRWNGFDPADYTAVVEEHKKIEDFKRQIKAKKLKEGEEMSDGEPDDDDEDEDKYAESVDMPGTKVDSKQRITVRNLRIREDTAKYLRNLDPNSAYYDPKTRSMRDNPYKGTGRKEEEVDFAGENFVRFTGDTVTQAKAQLFAWDAYEKGVDVSLQAEPTKLELLQNQFMGKKEEFKKKVSDDLLEKYGGKEHLDAPPPELLLSQTENYVEYSRHGKIIKGAEKQVVRSKYDEDIYHGNHTSVWGSYWRDGMWGYSCCHSFVKISYCTGEAGKQAKSELLLPDGLPIVAQSTFSKDNSEENEEKCAKTLLEIHREKKMKKKKKRKKNNSSSGSDSSSESENEEEMEEKRRKKLREALIRAKMEEDEAREMMKLDERERSYNSMYNFKAPTEEEIEAYQIRRQREDDPMAAFLGK, from the coding sequence ATGAGCACACCAAGTCTACCTCTGTCCTCTGTATTAAGGACTAAACATGAAGAAGCTGAAGGTGATGAACCAAAGAAGAAAACACGcgaagaatggaagaaggcaaaggAACTTGAAGAAGCCCGAAAAGCAGGGACTGTCCCAGCTGCTGTTGATGAAGAGGGTAAAGACATTAATCCTCATATCCCCCAGTATATAGCTACAGCACCTTGGTATTTTGGTGCAGGTGGTCCAACCTTAAAACATCAACGTCCACAACCAGAAAAAATCCTCTCATTTACTCATCTCAATGAGCACTACGTTAGGGGACAAAAAGGTAACACAGCCATCCGTTATAGAAAAGGTGCTTGTGAAAACTGTGGGGCTTTTGGTCACAAAAAGAAGGATTGTTTTGAGAGGCCTCGCAAGGTTGGTGCTAAATATGATGCCAGTAATATTGCAGCAGATGATATATTACTTCCCACACTAAAGCTTGATTTTgatggaaagagagatagatggaaTGGGTTTGACCCAGCAGATTATACAGCTGTTGTTGAAGAACATAAAAAAATTGAAGACTTTAAGAGACAGATAAAGGCCAAAAAActtaaggaaggagaagagatgagtgatggtgaaccagatgatgatgatgaagatgaagataaaTATGCTGAAAGTGTTGACATGCCAGGTACCAAAGTAGACAGCAAGCAGAGAATTACAGTACGTAACTTGCGTATACGTGAAGACACTGCTAAGTACTTGAGAAATTTGGACCCCAATTCAGCATATTATGATCCAAAGACACGTTCCATGAGGGATAATCCATATAAAGGtacaggaaggaaagaagaagaagttgaTTTTGCTGGAGAAAACTTTGTAAGATTTACTGGAGACACTGTTACCCAAGCTAAGGCTCAGCTCTTTGCTTGGGATGCTTATGAAAAAGGTGTAGATGTTAGTCTTCAAGCTGAACCAACAAAACTTGAATTACTACAAAACCAGTTCATGGGCAAGAAAGAAGAGTTCAAGAAAAAGGTATCAGATGATCTTTTAGAAAAATATGGTGGAAAAGAACATCTGGATGCCCCACCACCTGAACTCTTACTTTCCCAAACAGAAAATTATGTTGAGTACTCACGGCATGGTAAGATCATCAAAGGTGCCGAGAAACAGGTTGTTCGATCAAAGTATGATGAAGATATATATCATGGAAATCACACAAGTGTTTGGGGTAGCTACTGGCGAGATGGCATGTGGGGATATAGTTGCTGCCACTCTTTTGTCAAGATTTCATATTGTACAGGTGAAGCTGGAAAACAAGCAAAATCAGAATTATTATTACCTGATGGATTACCTATAGTTGCACAAAGCACATTCAGCAAGGATAATTCtgaagaaaatgaggagaaaTGTGCAAAAACCCTACTTGAAATTCatagagagaagaaaatgaagaaaaagaagaaaagaaagaagaacaatagtagcagtggtagtgatTCTAGCAGTGAatcagaaaatgaagaagaaatggaAGAGAAACGCAGGAAGAAATTACGTGAGGCATTAATTCGTGCCAAGATGGAAGAAGATGAGGCTCGTGAAATGATGAAGTTGGATGAACGTGAGAGAAGCTACAACTCCATGTACAATTTCAAGGCACCTACCGAGGAGGAGATTGAAGCTTATCAAATAAGAAGGCAGAGGGAGGATGATCCTATGGCTGCATTCCTTGGAAAATGA
- the mRpL39 gene encoding large ribosomal subunit protein mL39 isoform X1 has product MQSTRKQLLALLPIRNANGGFFHKRALTNAAIQKKRTELFTKEAKRQAALITDVEKIEVKYYGHPDECTLIMNKNMSTPYNCAQHLNQVLVEQSVIAEVDGHVWDMHRPLEDNCSLRFLHFRQQDPYYANKAFWRSASVMLGAVLESAFKDNIYVELCSFPSPTVRSGSFVYDVDLKIPQWEPTKVRSDEELRVLSGGMVKLSMASHRFERLEVDASLAFKMFSDNSYKRTQIPQIAAQSSSGNKVVMYRMGNFVEISCGPMISNTYHLGKVSVVAVHPIQTNKGHLFRVQGVALPKGILLNHFSYGLLEKRAQVLNSGRIPVVPSPEALPEQQISAA; this is encoded by the exons ATGCAGTCTACTAGGAAGCAATTACTGGCATTGTTACCAATCCGTAATGCTAATGGAG GTTTTTTCCATAAGAGAGCTCTCACTAATGCTGCGATCCAGAAGAAACGAACAGAACTTTTTACAAAGGAGGCTAAACGCCAAGCTGCTCTCATTACCGATGTTGAAAAAATTGAGGTTAAATATTATGGACATCCAGATGAAtgtaccttgataatgaataaaaatatgtCTACGCCGTATAATTGTGCACAGC ATTTAAACCAAGTACTTGTAGAACAGTCTGTGATAGCTGAAGTAGATGGTCACGTATGGGACATGCATCGTCCACTTGAGGATAACTGTTCTCTCCGCTTTTTACACTTCAGACAG CAAGATCCGTATTATGCCAATAAGGCATTCTGGCGGTCTGCTTCAGTTATGCTTGGTGCAGTACTGGAATCTGCATTCAAAGACAACATATATGTTGAACTCTGCTCCTTTCCTTCTCCTACTG TACGAAGTGGCAGTTTTGTCTATGATGTTGACCTGAAGATCCCCCAGTGGGAACCTACCAAAGTAAGAAGTGAT GAAGAACTTCGTGTATTATCTGGGGGAATGGTGAAACTTTCCATGGCCAGTCATCGTTTTGAAAGACTAGAAGTAGATGCTAGCTTAGCTTTCAAGATGTTTTCTGATAATAGTTACAAAAGGACCCAGATTCCTCAGATTGCAGCTCAAAGCTCCTCAG GTAATAAGGTGGTGATGTACAGAATGGGGAATTTTGTGGAAATAAGTTGTGGGCCAATGATTAGCAATACATATCACCTAGGAAAAGTTTCTGTGGTAGCAGTGCACCCTATCCAGACCAATAAGGGACACCTTTTTCGAGTACAAGGAGTGGCCCTCCCCAAAGGAATATTG CTGAACCACTTCTCCTATGGGCTGCTGGAGAAGAGAGCACAGGTCCTG AACTCTGGACGTATACCAGTCGTACCCTCACCTGAGGCTTTGCCGGAGCAGCAGATTTCTGCAGCATAG
- the mRpL39 gene encoding large ribosomal subunit protein mL39 isoform X2 gives MQSTRKQLLALLPIRNANGGFFHKRALTNAAIQKKRTELFTKEAKRQAALITDVEKIEVKYYGHPDECTLIMNKNMSTPYNCAQHLNQVLVEQSVIAEVDGHVWDMHRPLEDNCSLRFLHFRQQDPYYANKAFWRSASVMLGAVLESAFKDNIYVELCSFPSPTVRSGSFVYDVDLKIPQWEPTKEELRVLSGGMVKLSMASHRFERLEVDASLAFKMFSDNSYKRTQIPQIAAQSSSGNKVVMYRMGNFVEISCGPMISNTYHLGKVSVVAVHPIQTNKGHLFRVQGVALPKGILLNHFSYGLLEKRAQVLNSGRIPVVPSPEALPEQQISAA, from the exons ATGCAGTCTACTAGGAAGCAATTACTGGCATTGTTACCAATCCGTAATGCTAATGGAG GTTTTTTCCATAAGAGAGCTCTCACTAATGCTGCGATCCAGAAGAAACGAACAGAACTTTTTACAAAGGAGGCTAAACGCCAAGCTGCTCTCATTACCGATGTTGAAAAAATTGAGGTTAAATATTATGGACATCCAGATGAAtgtaccttgataatgaataaaaatatgtCTACGCCGTATAATTGTGCACAGC ATTTAAACCAAGTACTTGTAGAACAGTCTGTGATAGCTGAAGTAGATGGTCACGTATGGGACATGCATCGTCCACTTGAGGATAACTGTTCTCTCCGCTTTTTACACTTCAGACAG CAAGATCCGTATTATGCCAATAAGGCATTCTGGCGGTCTGCTTCAGTTATGCTTGGTGCAGTACTGGAATCTGCATTCAAAGACAACATATATGTTGAACTCTGCTCCTTTCCTTCTCCTACTG TACGAAGTGGCAGTTTTGTCTATGATGTTGACCTGAAGATCCCCCAGTGGGAACCTACCAAA GAAGAACTTCGTGTATTATCTGGGGGAATGGTGAAACTTTCCATGGCCAGTCATCGTTTTGAAAGACTAGAAGTAGATGCTAGCTTAGCTTTCAAGATGTTTTCTGATAATAGTTACAAAAGGACCCAGATTCCTCAGATTGCAGCTCAAAGCTCCTCAG GTAATAAGGTGGTGATGTACAGAATGGGGAATTTTGTGGAAATAAGTTGTGGGCCAATGATTAGCAATACATATCACCTAGGAAAAGTTTCTGTGGTAGCAGTGCACCCTATCCAGACCAATAAGGGACACCTTTTTCGAGTACAAGGAGTGGCCCTCCCCAAAGGAATATTG CTGAACCACTTCTCCTATGGGCTGCTGGAGAAGAGAGCACAGGTCCTG AACTCTGGACGTATACCAGTCGTACCCTCACCTGAGGCTTTGCCGGAGCAGCAGATTTCTGCAGCATAG